ATGTTGGTCCTCCCCCAAGAGTCCGCTAACGCCGGGCAAGAGGCCCGGCAACTGGGAGGGCACGCTAGGGTCGGCGAATGACGGTTCTGTGACAGGCCTGGGCGGCAACGGGCCAAAACGCCCCATTGCCCGGCTTTCGCCCCGGCAAATGAGCTGAATTGACCCCTATCCCCCGCCAGGCGCAGGTCTTGCGGGCCTCTTCGCCGGCAAGCCGGCTCCTGCAGTTCCGTGGTGCACCCACCGCCCCGTAGGAGCGGGCTTGCCCGCGAACGCCATTCCCCGCCAGGCGCAGGTCTTGCGGGCCCCTTCGCCGGCAAGCCGGCTCCTGCGGGCCGAAAAAAAACGCATTCGCCGTGAGCTGATTCGACCTCACGCCGGGTTTCCCCGGCGTCACCCCACTGTCACAAACATCTGCTGTGCTGGCGCCCTCTCACTCCTGGCAAAAAGGATCGCGGCCATGTTCTCCGTGCTCAAACCCCACCGCTGGAAACTCGCCGTGCTGTTGCTGGCGGCCAATGCCGGGCTGCTGTTGCACCTGGCCTGCGGCAGCCTGAAATCGGTCAGCGAGTGGCAGTGGCTGGACATCATCGGCGAAGGCGGCTCGGCGCTCCTGGCCCTGGTCTGGCTCGGGCTGGTGCTCAAGAGCCGCCCCGCCGGGCGGGTCACCAACTACCTGGCCCTGGGCCTGAGCTGCATTTTCTTTTCCTGGTGGATCGACAGCCTCGACGAGTTCATCCGCCTGCCCGACAGCATCACCTGGGACCACTGGCTGGAGTCCGGGCCGATGCCCATCGGCATGATCCTGCTGACCATCGGCATCTACCACTGGCACCGCGAACAGCTGGCCATCAGCGCGCAGATGGAAAAGAAGGAGCGACTGTTTCGCGAGCATCGCCAGTTCGACAAGCTCACCCCCCTGGCCGGCGCCGACTACCTCAAGCGCGAGCTGGCCAGCAGCCTGCAAGACAGCCGCCGCCAGCAGCAGCCGCTGTCGCTGCTGGCCCTGGACCTGGACCACTTCGCCGCGATCAACCAAGACTACGGCCATGCCGAAGGCGATGCGGTGCTGCAGGCCCTGAGCCATGTGCTGCTGCTCAACCTGCGGCGCCAGGACCTGCTGTGCCGGCTGGCCGGCGACCGCTTCGTGGTGCTGCTGCCCAACACCGGGGAAAGCCAGGCACGGCTGCTGGCCCTGGAGCTGCAACAGGCGGTGCAGGGCCTGGCACACAAGACCCGGCAACACGGCGAGCGCCTGCACCTGGCGGCCAGCACTGCGGTAGTGATGGCCCTGGAGGAAACCCCGGAGGGGCTGCTCAAGCGCCTCAACCTGGCCCTGGCCCGGGCCAAGCAGCCCCTGGCAAAAACCGCCTGAGGCGCCGTCATGACCGTGAAGACCAGTTGGTACGAAGCCGATACGCGGTTTATCCCCGGGCACTATCAACCGGCAGCGCTGATCGACCTGGCGCTGTCCCGGGACATCGACAGCCACCGCCTGCTGCGCGGCACCGGGCTGTTCCACGAGGACATCCTGGCCGGCCAGACCCGCCTCAGCCCGCAGCAGTTCCTGGCGCTGATCGGCAACGGCCGGCGCCTGCTGGATGCCGACGACAGCAGTTTCCTGTTTGGCCAGCGCCTGCTGCCCGGGCACTACGGCGCCGCCAGCCATGCCCTGCGCCATGCGCAGAACCTGCACCAGGCCCTGGACGCCCTGGTGCAGCAGCAGGCGCTGCTCAGCCCCCTGGCCAGCCCGCGCCTGGTGCTGGACGAGCATCACGCCTACTGCTACTGGCTGGACAGCTGCGGCGCCGGCGAGCACTGGCGGTTCCTCCTGGAAGCCAGCATGACTTCACTGGTGGCCATGAGTCAGTGGCTGGCCGGCCAGCGCCTGCCCTGGGAATGCAGCTTCAGCCACAGCGAGCCGCGCTACGTCGAGCAGTACTGGGTGCACCTGGGGGAACAGACCCAGTTCCAGCGGCCCCTGGACCTGATGCGCATCCCCCGGCAATACCTGACCCGGCCCTGGCCCGGGGCCTCGGCCACCGCCGGCCAGGTGGCGCGCCTGGAGGCCGGCGAGCACCTGCGCCAACTGGGGTTTGCCAGCAGTTTCCTCGACACCCTGTACCGCTACCTGAAAACCCAGGTACGCCACACCCCGAGCCTGGAGCAGGCGGCCCAGGATTTCGCCATGAGCCCGGCCACCCTCAAGCGCAAGCTGAGCAAGCACCACAGCGGCTACCAGCAACAGGTGGACCGGGTGCACAAGCACGTGGCGCTGTACCTGTACCAGATCAAGGGCTGGAGCAACGAGGCGGTGGCCGAGTACCTGAACTTCAATGACCCGGCCAACTTCCGCCGGTCATTCAAGCGCTGGACCGGCAGCACCCCGAGCTTGATCCGGCAGTTGCTGGGCAGCGGCTGAAACGTTTAATCTCGAACCACGACCGCTGACGCGCCGCGGGCCCGCACAGGGGCGCCGCGGGCCGTCGCGCTCGGGCGCCCGGTGGAAAAACCGCTAAAGCGCCGGGCCATTAAGGCGTATAAACCATGGAGCGATGCCGTCGCTGTCACCGCGCCGGAGCCATTTCCAACACGGGGTAGAGTCATGACCACAGCCAATCTATTGAGCCACCTGTTTCCTGCCGCCGCCGACATCCCCGAAGCCTTTCGCCTGCCCGACCCGGTGGAGCAGCGCGACTACCTGGTGGACGGTGAACTGCGCACCTGGAACGGCCCCCTGGCCCAGGTCCGCAGCCCGATCTACCTGAGCGGCGCCGACGGCGATACCCAGGTGATTCTCGGCAGCACCCCGCTGCTGGACGCCGACACCGCCCTCACCGCCCTGGACGCCGCGGTGCGCGCCTACGATCGCGGCCAGGGCGCCTGGCCAACGATGCGCGTGGCCGAGCGCATCCAGCACGTGGAAGCCTTCCTGGCGCGCATGCGCGAACAGCGCACGGCGGTGGTCAAGTTGCTGATGTGGGAAATCGGCAAGAACCTCAAGGACTCGGAGAAGGAGTTCGACCGTACCTGCGACTACATCGTCGACACCATCGGCGCGCTCAAGGAACTGGACCGGCGCTCCAGCCGCTTCGAACTGGAGCAGGACACCCTCGGCCAGATCCGCCGCGTGCCCCTGGGCGTGGCCCTGTGCATGGGCCCCTACAACTACCCGCTGAACGAGACCTTCACCACCCTGATCCCGGCGCTGATCATGGGCAACACCGTAGTGTTCAAGCCAGCCAAGCTCGGCGTGCTGCTGATCCGCCCGCTGCTCGAAGCCTTCCGCGACAGCTTCCCGGCCGGGGTGATCAACGTCATCTACGGCAGCGGCCGCGAGACCGTCAGCGCGCTGATGGCCAGCGGCAAGATCGACATCTTTGCCTTCATCGGCACCAACAAGGCCGCCAGCGACCTGAAGAAACTCCACCCCAAGCCCCACCGCCTGCGCGCGGCCCTGGGCCTGGACGCGAAGAACCCGGGGATCGTGCTGCCCGATGCCGACCTGGACAACGCGGTCAGCGAAGCCCTCACCGGCTCCCTGTCGTTCAACGGCCAGCGCTGCACCGCGCTGAAGATCCTGTTCGTCCACGAAGCCGTGGTGGAACGCTTCATCGAGCAGTTCAACGCCAAGCTGCAAGGCCTCAAGCCGGGCATGCCCTGGGAACCGGGGGTGGCCCTGACGCCGCTGCCGGAGAACACCAAGGTCGACTACCTGCACGCCCTGGTGGCCGACGCCCAGGCCCACGGCGCCAAGGTGGTGAACGCCCACGGCGGCGAGGCCCGGGCTTCGTTCTTCTACCCGGCGGTGCTGTACCCGGTGACCCCGCAGATGCGCGTCTACCACGAGGAGCAGTTCGGCCCGGTGGTGCCCATCGTGCCCTACCGCGACCTGGACACCGTGATCGACTATGTCCTGGAATCGGACTTCGGCCAGCAACTGAGCCTGTTCGGCAGCGACCCGGCCGAAATCGGCCGGCTGGTGGACGCCTTTGCCAACCAGGTCGGGCGGATCAATATCAACGCCCAGTGCCAGCGCGGCCCGGATACCTTCCCCTTCAACGGCCGCAAGAACTCCGCCGAGGGTACGCTGTCGGTACATGACGCACTGCGCACCTTCTCGATCCGCACCCTGGTGGCGACCAAGTTCCAGGAGCGCAACAAGCAATTGATCAGCGACATCATCCGTAATCGCGAGTCGAGTTTCCTGACCACCGACTACATTTTCTGAGGGAGCCCCCGAGCGTTCGCCCTGGCGCGAACGCCCGGCCCCTGCCGCCAACCGGAGGAACCGATCTGGGCCCGTTCAAACACCTGCGGGGCATCACCCTGCCACCTTTGCTGCGCCGCCTGTTGCGTCCCGTGCTCGACCCGTACCGGCGCTACCGTCACGCCCGGCTGATCCACGCGGTGCGGGTCGCCCTCGGCCTGATCGCCACCATCCTCCTGACCACCGGCCTCAACCTGCCCCACGGCGAATGGGCCTCGGTGACCATGCTGGTGGTGATCGGCGGCCTGCAGCACCACGGCAACATCGGCAAGAAGGCCGCGGAACGGGCCATCGGCACCCTGGTGGGCGCCGGGGTCGGGCTGGTGCTGGTGGTGCAGCAGGCCTACTTCGGCCACCCCTGGCTGACCTACCTGGGCATGTCGGTGGTGTGCGGCTACTTTTCCTATCACGCCATCGGCAAGGGCGGCTACACCGCGCTGCTGGCGGCGATCACCGTGTTCATCGTCGCCGGCCACGGTGACAACCAGGTCAGCGACGGCCTGTGGCGGGCGGTGGACATCCTCATCGGCATTGCCCTGGCCCTGGCGTTTTCCTTCGCCATTCCGCTGTATGCGGTGTACTCCTGGCGCTACAACCTGGCCAGCGCCCTGCGCGACTGCGCGCAGTTGTACGGGCGGATCATCAAGGGCCAGTCGGTGACCGACGACGAGCACCTCAAGCTCCTGGGCCGGGTCAACAGCGCCATGCTGCAACTGCGTTCGCTGATGCCTTCGGTGTCCAAGGAAGTACGGATTTCCATGACCGAGCTGGACGCCATCCAGCGCAACCTGCGCATGTGCATCAGCACCCTGGAGATCCTCGGCAACACCCGCCCCGATGCCAGCGACCCGCAGGCCATGGCGCAGATGCAACTGGCGCTCAAGGCCGAGCACCGGCAGATCCGCGTGCAACTGATCGGCATGGCCCGGGCCCTGCAATCGGGGGTCACCCAGCGCCTGGAGAAATCCGTGGAAGGCCACCCCGAAAACGCTCTGGAGGCCCCGGTGTATTCGGCCCTGGATGGTTACCGGCTGCTGACCCGGCAACTGGCCGCGACCCTCGGCGAGATGCACCAGCGCCTGGCCAAGAGCGCCCGGCACTGGAAGATCTAGAACAGCTCGCTGAAAGGAATGAAGGGCGCCCGATCCCCTGCCTGCAAGGTCCGGCCCTCGACGATTTCCACCAGGCCATCGGCCCAGGAAGCCCCCAGCAACACCCCGGAACTCTGGTTCGGATAAAGCACGGCGCGGCCGTTCTCCAAGCGCGCTCGCAGGTACTCGCGGCGCTTGCCGGCCTTGGGCCAAGCGAAGGCCACAGGCACCTCGACGCTCAGCGGCGCCACCTCCTGTACCCCCTGCAGCCGCAGCAGGTAGGCCCGGGCCAACAGGCCGAAGGTCACCAGTGCCGAGGCCGGGTTGCCCGGCAGGCCGATCACCGGCACCTGGCCGAAGTAACCCACGGTCAGGGGCTTGCCGGGCTTGATGGCGAGTTTCCAGAACAGCGGCCGGCCACTGTCCCTGAGCACCTGCCCGAGGCAGTCGGCATCCCCGGCGGAAACGCCGCCGGTGGTCAGGATCAGGTCCGCGCCATGCTGCAACCGCTCCAGCCTGAGGCGGGTGTGCTGCGGCCGGTCGGGCAGGATCCCGGCGTCGATCACCTCGCAGCCCAGGGCGTCCAGCCAGTGCCT
The DNA window shown above is from Pseudomonas protegens CHA0 and carries:
- a CDS encoding AraC family transcriptional regulator, giving the protein MTVKTSWYEADTRFIPGHYQPAALIDLALSRDIDSHRLLRGTGLFHEDILAGQTRLSPQQFLALIGNGRRLLDADDSSFLFGQRLLPGHYGAASHALRHAQNLHQALDALVQQQALLSPLASPRLVLDEHHAYCYWLDSCGAGEHWRFLLEASMTSLVAMSQWLAGQRLPWECSFSHSEPRYVEQYWVHLGEQTQFQRPLDLMRIPRQYLTRPWPGASATAGQVARLEAGEHLRQLGFASSFLDTLYRYLKTQVRHTPSLEQAAQDFAMSPATLKRKLSKHHSGYQQQVDRVHKHVALYLYQIKGWSNEAVAEYLNFNDPANFRRSFKRWTGSTPSLIRQLLGSG
- a CDS encoding FUSC family protein; translation: MLRRLLRPVLDPYRRYRHARLIHAVRVALGLIATILLTTGLNLPHGEWASVTMLVVIGGLQHHGNIGKKAAERAIGTLVGAGVGLVLVVQQAYFGHPWLTYLGMSVVCGYFSYHAIGKGGYTALLAAITVFIVAGHGDNQVSDGLWRAVDILIGIALALAFSFAIPLYAVYSWRYNLASALRDCAQLYGRIIKGQSVTDDEHLKLLGRVNSAMLQLRSLMPSVSKEVRISMTELDAIQRNLRMCISTLEILGNTRPDASDPQAMAQMQLALKAEHRQIRVQLIGMARALQSGVTQRLEKSVEGHPENALEAPVYSALDGYRLLTRQLAATLGEMHQRLAKSARHWKI
- a CDS encoding GGDEF domain-containing protein; the protein is MFSVLKPHRWKLAVLLLAANAGLLLHLACGSLKSVSEWQWLDIIGEGGSALLALVWLGLVLKSRPAGRVTNYLALGLSCIFFSWWIDSLDEFIRLPDSITWDHWLESGPMPIGMILLTIGIYHWHREQLAISAQMEKKERLFREHRQFDKLTPLAGADYLKRELASSLQDSRRQQQPLSLLALDLDHFAAINQDYGHAEGDAVLQALSHVLLLNLRRQDLLCRLAGDRFVVLLPNTGESQARLLALELQQAVQGLAHKTRQHGERLHLAASTAVVMALEETPEGLLKRLNLALARAKQPLAKTA
- a CDS encoding NADP-dependent glyceraldehyde-3-phosphate dehydrogenase encodes the protein MTTANLLSHLFPAAADIPEAFRLPDPVEQRDYLVDGELRTWNGPLAQVRSPIYLSGADGDTQVILGSTPLLDADTALTALDAAVRAYDRGQGAWPTMRVAERIQHVEAFLARMREQRTAVVKLLMWEIGKNLKDSEKEFDRTCDYIVDTIGALKELDRRSSRFELEQDTLGQIRRVPLGVALCMGPYNYPLNETFTTLIPALIMGNTVVFKPAKLGVLLIRPLLEAFRDSFPAGVINVIYGSGRETVSALMASGKIDIFAFIGTNKAASDLKKLHPKPHRLRAALGLDAKNPGIVLPDADLDNAVSEALTGSLSFNGQRCTALKILFVHEAVVERFIEQFNAKLQGLKPGMPWEPGVALTPLPENTKVDYLHALVADAQAHGAKVVNAHGGEARASFFYPAVLYPVTPQMRVYHEEQFGPVVPIVPYRDLDTVIDYVLESDFGQQLSLFGSDPAEIGRLVDAFANQVGRININAQCQRGPDTFPFNGRKNSAEGTLSVHDALRTFSIRTLVATKFQERNKQLISDIIRNRESSFLTTDYIF